CCCAGTGGCGCCTCGATCCTGCCGGTGCTCTTCGACGGCCGCAACATCAAGGCCGAGGGCAACAGCAACACGTCGCAGCTCAACAACGACGCGATCAACGCGGAGTTCGACCGGGTGCTCGCGCTCGACCCGGCCAAGCAGGCCGACGAGTGGAGCAAGCTGGACGAGCGGCTCATGAAGGAGTCGGCACCGGCCGTGCCGCTGTACAACGAGGTCGTCTCCGTCGCACACGGCGAGAAGGCCGGCGGAGTCTTCGTGGGCAGCATCTTCGGCTGGCCGAGCTTCGTGGACGCCTACGTCAAGCCGTAACAACACCGCACGGTCCGCCCCCGGTCGACAGCGTCGTCGGCCGGGGGCGGTCGCGTCCGTGGCCTCAGCGCAGGTAGGTGCGGAGGAAATCGAGTTCCAGCCTCAGCAGGCGCTCGGCGGTGCCGCCGGAGGCCATGTGGGTCGCCCCGGTCAGCGGCAGCACCGCGTGCGGCCGGCCGGCGGCCAGCAGCGCCGCCGAGAGCCGCAGCGTGTGCGCGGCCAGCACGTTGTCGTCCACCAGGCCGTGCACCAGCAGCATCGGCCGGGCCTGCTCGGGGCCGCCGACCGGCTCGGCGGCCAGCTCCACCAGCGAGTGGTGGGCGTAGACGTCCATCCCGTCGTCCGGCAGGCCCAGGTAGCGCTCGGTGTAGGCGGTGTCGTACAGCGTCCAGTCGGTGACCGGAGCGCCGACGATCGCGCACCGGAACAGCTCCGGGTGGCGCAGCACCGCCAGCCCGGCCAGCCAGCCGCCGAACGACCAGCCCCGCACGGCCACCCGGTCCAGGTCCAGGTCCGGGTGCTTGTCCGCCAGGGCGGTGAGTGCGTCCACCTGGTCGGCCAGGATCACGTCGGCCAGCCGCCGGTGGATCGCCTTCTCGAACGACGGGGCGATCCCCGGGGTGCCCCGGTTGTCGACGGTCACCACGGCGAAGCCCGAGTCGGCCCACCACTGCCGTTCCAGCCAGGCCGCCCGGGCGGCGATCACCTCCTGGTGCCCGGGGCCGCCGTAGACGTCCAGCAGCACCGGCAGTCGGGTGCCCTTCACGTGGTCGGTGGGGTAGAGCACCGCGCTCGGCAGCCGCCGGTCGGTCACCCGGACCAGCGTCGGCCTTGGCGCGTACGGCGGGTTGGCGGCCAGCGAGCGGAGCTGCGCCACCTCCCGGTCGCCGTGCCAGACGGACCACCTGGTCCCCGGGTGCTCCAGCGAGGCGGCGCCGACCACCAGCGTCGCGCCACCGATGGCGGCGGTGTGCCAACCCGGGTCGCCGCTCATCCGGCGGGCGTCCACGCCGCCTCCGATGGCCGTCCGGACCCGGAACAGGTGCCGTTGGCTCGGCTCGCCCTCGCTCGCCTCGACCAGCAGGTCCGCCGGGCCGTTCGGGCCCGCGGGCAGCCGGCCCACCACCCGGCGTACGTAGAGCGACGGCGGGGTGAGCAGGGTGCCGTCGGCGAACAGACAGCGGGCGTCGTACCCGTCGTGGGCCAGCTCCCCGCCGACCAGCACCCGCCCGTCCGGCAGGTGGGCCGGGGTGCCGGGGATCGGCTCCACCCAGCGCGGATCGGCCAGCTCGGCGTGCACCTGGGTCTCGCCGGTGCGCGGGTCCACCGCGAGCACCAGGCCGTGCTGCTGGGACCGGCGCAGCACGGTGATCAGCGGCCCGCCGTCCGCCCAGTCCACCGAGGTCAGGTACGGGTAGGTCTCGCGGTCCCAGTGCACGTCGACCCAGCCGCCGTCGAGGTCGAGCAGGTGCAGGCTGACCTCGGCGTTCTGCCCGCCCGCCAGGGGGTACGCGATGGTCGTCGGCGGGCTCGCCGGATCGGCCGGGTCGTGCAGGTGCCAGTGCGGCAGCCGGGACTCGTCCACCCGCGCGGCCAGCACCGAGCGCCCGTCCGGGGCCCACCAGTAGCCGCGGAAGCGGTCGAACTCCTCCGCCGCGATGTGCTCGGCCAGACCCCAGGTGACCCCGCTGTCCTCGCCGGCCAGCAGGGTGTCCGTGCCGTCGGACTCGACCACCCGCAGCTGGCCCCGGCGCACCCCCTCGGCGGCGTCGGTGACGTAGGCCAGTCGTTCCCCGGTCGGATCCGGCCGGGGGTCGATCACCGGGCCGACGGTGGCCACCTCGACCACGTCGCCGTGCACCAGGTCCGCCCGGAACAGGCGGCCGGCCAGCGGGAACACCGCCACCCGGCCGGCCGCGTCCAGGGCGTACGAGCCGATGCCGGCGGCGCTGAGCCGCAGCCGTTCGCGCAGCGCCCGCTCGCCCGGCGCCAGCGCGGCCGGATCGGCGTCCGCCTCGAGCAGGGTCGCCGGGTCGGCGACCAGCCGCTCGTCGGCGGAGGCGACGTCCAGCAGCCAGAGCGCGTCGGCGGGATCCTCCGGACCGGACGAGCGCAGGAAGATCA
The window above is part of the Micromonospora inositola genome. Proteins encoded here:
- a CDS encoding S9 family peptidase gives rise to the protein MDFPELAARTRRFSHGAPRAVSVADDGSRVIFLRSSGPEDPADALWLLDVASADERLVADPATLLEADADPAALAPGERALRERLRLSAAGIGSYALDAAGRVAVFPLAGRLFRADLVHGDVVEVATVGPVIDPRPDPTGERLAYVTDAAEGVRRGQLRVVESDGTDTLLAGEDSGVTWGLAEHIAAEEFDRFRGYWWAPDGRSVLAARVDESRLPHWHLHDPADPASPPTTIAYPLAGGQNAEVSLHLLDLDGGWVDVHWDRETYPYLTSVDWADGGPLITVLRRSQQHGLVLAVDPRTGETQVHAELADPRWVEPIPGTPAHLPDGRVLVGGELAHDGYDARCLFADGTLLTPPSLYVRRVVGRLPAGPNGPADLLVEASEGEPSQRHLFRVRTAIGGGVDARRMSGDPGWHTAAIGGATLVVGAASLEHPGTRWSVWHGDREVAQLRSLAANPPYAPRPTLVRVTDRRLPSAVLYPTDHVKGTRLPVLLDVYGGPGHQEVIAARAAWLERQWWADSGFAVVTVDNRGTPGIAPSFEKAIHRRLADVILADQVDALTALADKHPDLDLDRVAVRGWSFGGWLAGLAVLRHPELFRCAIVGAPVTDWTLYDTAYTERYLGLPDDGMDVYAHHSLVELAAEPVGGPEQARPMLLVHGLVDDNVLAAHTLRLSAALLAAGRPHAVLPLTGATHMASGGTAERLLRLELDFLRTYLR